The Coffea arabica cultivar ET-39 chromosome 9c, Coffea Arabica ET-39 HiFi, whole genome shotgun sequence nucleotide sequence CATTCCACTCTTATAtgattcattaaaatttcattaCACTTTTCTGCATGAGAACTTTGAATAATTCACAGACACTTTTAGGGCATTAGTTTTGAACATTTATTGGTGGGGTTACTCTATATAAAGGTTGGTTGAATCGTACCAGCAACCTTTTGAAgggaatgaaaaagaaagagaaaagaagcaaTAGCAGAAGCTCTTGATTATTCTATTTCTGATGGGATAAAGATGCCCAAGAATGTGAATGTAAGACTGCTCATCTCTCATCTTTTTGTCATAGTTAGGGGTTGCCCTTGTCCCCTAGCTCTTTATGCTGTTGACTTAATTATCAACTAAATGCTTTCTCTATACAAGAGATGGCGGATAATGTAGTCCTTAAGTTTGATCTTTGGGAACATCCACCATCAATTCTCAACGAAAcaattgggtttgtttggattgagcattatttgtcaaattatatctgcttacatcatcattacaatttccaacgcacctttttatctcacatatatcacatcataaaaagtgctacagtaaaaatatcccaaataacttacaatccaaacaattaTAATAATAGTGTGTGACGAGCAGTAATAATATTGCTAAGTTATAATTACATGAATATTAAATAATCCCTAAAGAAGACTTCATCTGTGACACCATACACAATAATCTTGAGAGAGATATGTCTCTTTAATATACTTTGTTCCATTACTCATCCAGGCAATTTTGTCATAGTTTGTGGTTGTCCTTTGCTTCCCCCTTCATTATTTGGGCTAAGGATGGGAGGGGTCAggaataaatatttatacacaAAATAATCTTAAACCCGACAAAAGACCCCATAAACTATGATGAAGCAACGTTCCTCTTGATCAAAACTACCAAGATAAGTGCCCCTTCTTGGATTTGGGGCATGAATGATTTGGAGGGCATTATGTTGACTTGGTAATAAAAAGATGAGAGCCCCATCTTGCATTTGGGACATGAATGATTTCGAGGGCATTATGTTGACTTGGAGCAAGCCAAGTCTAATTAAAAGGTTGGGGCTAACACAAATTGGTTCAGTTTGTAAGCACggattattttcttaaaaaaaaatcatgcgtTTAAATCTCGCTACTAATGTGAGCACTCTGCTGGTGAGCGATACATGAGACCTCGTATAAGCGATTTATGGTTTCTAGGGCAATGCTTTGATCTGTGATGGTGATAGGAAACTGAACCCACCTAAACTTTTTGTTATCCAAAAACAAAAGGGCTAGAAGAACTTTTTAGTTAAATCGCCACCTAGAGCTATTTCACATAGGAGAAAAGAGAATTCTCTGCCCATGTTTTATtggagcatttttttttctcacgatctccatttttcttggctTAGTTTCCAAAGGAAATGGTGAATCTTGAAAAGAACAGAAGTGAAATTGCTGTAAGGTAGCAAACCTCCAAgggattaattattttcttggtcaaataagAGCTACTGGCGCATTGCCAAATTGGTGAGTTTTTTTGTTATAACGAACTCTCTGAGCTCACTAATCatcattattattaatttcaaatttgagaatCTAAATACCTTACTAATGTTTAATTAACCGAGCAGGATTTTGAGGGCAACAGGTCGTCCATTACACAATAGGATGTATCATTCATGCTACACGCTCGGATGTATTGAAACCCATTCTCTTGGAATATCACAATTATACCCCTAAATAATTTGAACTCTTGAAAAGAACAAATGTCAACGTATGAGGACGTGAGTCTTTCACATTAGTGtgtaataaaatacccatggtCGTTTTGAAAATTAATTACTTTTTATTGTTTACCCAGAGTAGTACTTCATACCCAAATCTTTGCTCGATACAAACATAGAAGAAATTTATAACCCAGCATGAATAaagatgaattttttaaagaagaaagaaagaaatttgtCCAGggtattcttttttctttggtaATAAAAAGTATAAGCGGTTCGACTTCGAGTGCctaactaggggtggcaatgcCAGGCACCTCTCCCGCCACCCGTTTGaaactaaatatatatatgtacataagtatatatataataatattatcaattatactactaaATATACATGTTTATTAATaagaattattaattaattatactaaatttattaatacatttatattaaattcctaactgcacttaatacaataacacttttttctaaaaaaaatacaataataatttagtgattgtatttgtatcaaaagtgaaaatttgattattttaattatatttttttatcatattagattgtattcaaataacttttgtttaattatttttatgagtttcaattgtgaatttacaatgaataataatttggtgatgtgttgatattttagtacttgattatttgctcaaatttaattataataaattatataataaattttttttaactccTCGGAGAAAAGCCGGGCAGGGGCGGGGGAAGTCGAGGGCAGGGGACAGGGGTAATTAatcccccgccccattgccacccCTGCATTACAAGTCAAAACATATTTCTAAAATCATAGATTACAAACACAGGACCTTTGCTGAAAATGCATCACCTTAGCAACCTTTACCATTTAAATCCTACATTTGTAATTTTTCCTATGTAAGCGTCTAATAATTCTTTacgctttttttctttttttgaggaATCCTTTACGCTTTCAAAAGTCTTTTATTTCTCCAGTGCCAGTTGTCTTACTACGATATTAAAAGTCTTTTATTTTCTCCGGTGCCAGTTGTCTAACAAAATAttaaaagcctttcatttcttcagtgCCAGTAGTCTGACGTTGATCTGTTCCCTGTGCGCTCAACCACCATTATTTGATtacatttatttgttttccatGCATACGTTTTCCTCCTAggatccatttttttttttttttttttgtcaacacggGGTGTCCTTACAGGGCACAGGAggtgtccgggtcaattctTACatgcccgactaatcccctgcggcccGAGAAAGGAGGGCCGACTAATCCTAGGATCCATTGATGCCCACAAtcttagactttttttttttttttttttgtgttcctCATCTCAGGTAGAAACAGCTCTAAATTTCCCTGCttggtattaaaaaaaaaaagggttttgatAGGACCGAATCAAAATCCCAAATAGAGCTTCCCACTGGGAAGTTTGTCACaggaaaaaatggaagaaaagtaCGCAAGGTAGAGGCTCTGTAGTACTTTTGTTATCCTGaggaaagaaatttggaaacaaACATATTATTATATCACTCTTGCACAATTAAAAGGACTCCCACACCAAAGGACTCCCACACTgcagttttcaaaaaaaaaataataataaataggGGAGGATGGAATTTAAGAAGCAGCgacggaatttttttttttttttattttttttgtggcTGTGGATTAACAAACAAAAACGATAAACAAGAATTCTTTGCCACAAAACTAATTAATGAAATATATGCATCTTTGTTCACTTGGTTGCAGCTGCTGCCTGAGCTTGGAACTCCTTGAGACATTTGTTCAACTTCTCAGGCTCTGGCACGACATTCTTAGCAGCTTCGTTTGAGCAGAAAGTCTCAGCCCACCCCAAAAGAGCTGGTGTCTTGGTTTCATCGAGCAGTTTCACAGAGGCCAATTTTTCTATTCCTTTTAGCCATCCCAAGCAGCCGCCTAGAGCTATATCCAGGTAACCTATGCTATCTCCGCCAAAGAAAGCTTTCCCTTTGCTACACTTTACGAAAGCAGCCTCCAACAATACTAGACCTTCACGCACTTTTTCTAGCAGGGTTGTCCTCGAGTCCTCCTCTTTGGCCTCATATACTTCCCAAAGCAGAGGAAGCCACTGCAACATTCTTATTCTACCCGGTTAAGTCGACATATTTTGATGACGAGGCATGAAAATGCATTTCTAATTAAGTGGTAATCCCATTCGATCGGGGACAAGAAGGCAAAATAACATTCTAATTGGTTTCACATATTATCACATGATCTTCCTAatgtttcaaaatattcaactaACATTCCTGTGATTTTATATGAAGCGAAAATTTGATGAGAAGCAACCTCCGTAATGTCATTAATTGAAATGCTAGTGTTATCTCTGAACAGAACGGGGGTCTAACCACTTTGTGGATTATAGAGTATTAGGTTGATGTAATAGTTTGATTACACATGTTTTGGAGTGCATTGGTGTTAACTATTGTAACTAGAGGTGTTTTCTGATCTCGTCCAACTTTATATAAAATCACTAGGAAAATTATGTAGATAGCTTGAAACGTTAGGGAGGATCATTTGACAATATCCAAAACTACAAGGAAGTTACTAATAATTTACCCTATAATCTATCAACACGAAAATTTCAATAACTGGAAAAGTAAGCGTTTTAGTTATGACATTTAAAACCCAGAGAAGATGTGAAGTTTGCTCTTGGTTTCTTACTCCTTTCACTGAAATTGCAGGAATAATTATAGAGTAGAGAAGTTGTTTAGGTACCTTTTCATCAATGTAAGCAGCCCAAAAACGGGACATAGCACGATCACGGGGATGAGAAGGAAGGATAGAAGGACCATCTGTCCACACCTCATCAATGTACTGTACAATGTGAAGAGATTCACATATAGGCTCATCACCATGGATAAGGACTGGTATTTTCTTCTGGACAGGATTGGATCTAAGGAGGAGCTCGCTTTTGCTCAGAATATTCTCTTCTATGAATTCATGGTCAATGGACTTGAGGTTGAGTGCAAATTGAACACGATTCACGTATGGGCTATCCCAGAAACCTAGAAGCTTTACAGGTTTTGTTGCCATGACTaaaaattctcggatgaagtaaAATTAAGTTGGAAGTAATCTGACGACTAAGCACTCTTTTGGGTATTGCTTACTGCATGAGATGGCTTGCTAATTTGCTATACCAAAAACATGGGATAAAAAATATGGAGGGCTAATttgctatatatatatggagCAGGTTAGAGGAGGGATAAAAAATAAGTGCATCAAGACAACGTTTCATTAAAGTACTTAGTGCATCAAGACAACGTTTCATTAAAGTACTTGCTATACTTTGCACTTTCAACCGAGTACCACTTTTTCATTTTGTACTCTAAACTCTCCATTTTAGATACTTTACATCCTACACTCTCAAGTTTATTAGATCTAAGTTTAATCAATGACAACATTAGCAAAATTAACTGTATAGAAGACCCTACAAATCAATGAAAATTTGTTGAAAGTGGTAAAAAAAAGCTAAGGTATCACAAGTAGAATAAAACGATACATTGTCATTAATTTACACTATGTTTTTATCTCATTAATTTTACTAATAATATTAGTAATTGGAACCATACAAATCAATGGTAATGTGTTGAAAGTAACCAAAAGAAATCAGGATATTGCAAGTAGAACAAAATGATACATTATCGTTAATTTATACCAATcttaattttgttaattttactAATGTTTTCattgattggatttaaatggaaGAAACTAAAAATTGAGGCTGTAAAGCATGTAAATTGAGAGTTTAGAGtataaaatatctcaaattaaaatttagtGTACAAGGTGAAAATGTGACACAAGTTCAAGAGCATAACGTACCTTAATGAATTGTCTAGCTAAACAATGCCCCAtttggcaaatgaattttttgggtATTTGCCTAAAATTTGACAATAACTTAATGTAGAAGTTGtaggaaaaatttttaaaatgaaattatttttctttttctctttctttttttttttcttttctttcctctcttcttcttctcct carries:
- the LOC113708518 gene encoding glutathione S-transferase U15-like; the encoded protein is MATKPVKLLGFWDSPYVNRVQFALNLKSIDHEFIEENILSKSELLLRSNPVQKKIPVLIHGDEPICESLHIVQYIDEVWTDGPSILPSHPRDRAMSRFWAAYIDEKWLPLLWEVYEAKEEDSRTTLLEKVREGLVLLEAAFVKCSKGKAFFGGDSIGYLDIALGGCLGWLKGIEKLASVKLLDETKTPALLGWAETFCSNEAAKNVVPEPEKLNKCLKEFQAQAAAATK